In Blautia sp. SC05B48, a single genomic region encodes these proteins:
- a CDS encoding TadE family protein translates to MRKIKKGSFTIEAALLMPLVLMILIGVLYLDFFVHDRAYLTAAAYEAAVSGSMEGYKKKGNIYEKADIQGRMLGGIGLLGGKNLSMQTNAGKTVKVNYRLEIPAGFLGQKWKLEVSGKAKPLRPVGWIRKVKGTVDMLGEVTP, encoded by the coding sequence GTGAGAAAAATAAAAAAGGGGAGTTTTACAATAGAAGCTGCATTGCTCATGCCTCTGGTGCTTATGATACTGATCGGAGTGCTGTATCTGGATTTTTTTGTACATGACAGAGCATATCTCACTGCGGCAGCTTATGAGGCAGCAGTCAGCGGCAGTATGGAAGGATATAAAAAGAAAGGGAACATATATGAAAAGGCGGATATACAGGGAAGAATGCTGGGAGGTATCGGGCTGCTGGGAGGAAAGAATCTTAGCATGCAGACAAATGCGGGAAAAACAGTGAAAGTAAATTACAGACTGGAAATACCGGCCGGATTCCTGGGGCAGAAATGGAAGCTGGAAGTAAGTGGTAAGGCAAAGCCTCTGCGGCCTGTGGGATGGATCCGCAAGGTAAAAGGAACTGTGGATATGCTGGGAGAGGTGACGCCATAA
- a CDS encoding DUF5702 domain-containing protein, with the protein MAGNVKKGSITIFLALILSLVLSLVCASIESVRMAAARTQILNSMDIGLYSLFGQYDRTLLEDYELFALYAGGKEELDMASVYDDFQTYMKPVLKQNSQKLELLQGGFNGYQLLSDGKGEVFYKQAVQYMRETLGSQGVQTLLGKLKDQEKKTEDAEKKGEQAENKGTLDSYDSAITDAAQKSEEAKKEQEQQKNQGDFSDAGNGDDFTGGVDESVENPIPIIRRVRKMGLIDLVVPSERGISDAVTDRKSLTSGRKLQTGLMLDTDIQSDNSYTSGILFGQYLLKKLGNYRRPAAAGLNYQAEYILGGKNSDRENLKSVAGKLLVIRQGVNMAYLLSDGGKRIQVETLALAIASGFLIPPAAAVIEAALIFCWAFAESILDVRELFAGGHVPLIKNSSDWQLSLSNLPNILDKLDSSRKDAGNGMSYEDYLQVLLMAKGKQDKVLRGMDMIECSVREKGKRPGFQMDHCITALEASADVKANRRKIFTVSRQYAYE; encoded by the coding sequence TTGGCAGGAAATGTGAAAAAAGGCAGCATTACGATCTTTCTGGCTCTGATCTTGAGCCTGGTTCTTTCTCTTGTGTGTGCCAGCATTGAATCTGTACGCATGGCAGCTGCCAGGACACAGATACTTAACAGTATGGATATTGGCTTATATTCCCTGTTTGGACAGTATGACCGAACGCTTCTGGAAGATTATGAGCTGTTTGCACTGTATGCAGGTGGAAAAGAAGAACTGGATATGGCTTCTGTATATGATGATTTTCAGACTTATATGAAACCTGTATTGAAACAGAACAGTCAGAAACTGGAGCTTCTCCAGGGCGGATTCAATGGTTATCAGCTTCTGAGCGATGGAAAAGGCGAGGTTTTTTACAAGCAGGCTGTTCAGTATATGCGTGAAACTCTGGGAAGCCAGGGGGTACAGACTCTTCTCGGAAAACTGAAGGATCAGGAAAAGAAGACAGAGGATGCAGAGAAAAAAGGAGAACAGGCAGAAAATAAAGGAACATTGGATTCCTATGATTCTGCCATTACGGATGCCGCACAGAAAAGCGAAGAAGCAAAAAAAGAACAGGAGCAACAAAAAAATCAGGGAGATTTTTCGGATGCAGGAAATGGGGATGATTTTACCGGCGGTGTTGATGAAAGCGTAGAAAATCCTATTCCAATCATCAGAAGAGTCCGTAAAATGGGACTTATTGATCTGGTAGTACCATCCGAACGGGGAATATCGGATGCGGTTACAGACAGAAAAAGCCTTACATCCGGAAGAAAGCTCCAGACAGGACTAATGTTGGATACGGATATACAATCCGATAATTCGTATACGTCCGGAATATTATTTGGACAGTATCTGCTAAAGAAACTGGGAAATTATCGAAGACCGGCAGCGGCAGGGTTGAATTATCAGGCGGAATATATTCTTGGAGGGAAGAACAGTGATCGGGAAAATCTGAAGTCCGTGGCAGGAAAACTTCTGGTTATCCGTCAGGGGGTTAACATGGCGTACCTGCTTTCAGATGGTGGAAAACGGATACAGGTCGAAACACTGGCGCTGGCTATTGCATCGGGTTTTCTGATCCCGCCGGCGGCAGCAGTGATCGAAGCGGCACTGATCTTTTGCTGGGCATTTGCGGAGAGTATTCTGGATGTCCGGGAACTTTTTGCAGGAGGGCATGTGCCTCTTATAAAAAACTCCTCAGACTGGCAGCTGTCTTTGAGTAATCTGCCCAATATCCTGGACAAACTGGATTCTTCAAGAAAGGATGCAGGGAATGGAATGTCTTATGAGGATTATCTTCAGGTTCTGCTTATGGCGAAAGGAAAACAGGATAAAGTTCTGAGAGGAATGGATATGATCGAGTGCTCTGTACGTGAAAAGGGAAAAAGACCGGGTTTTCAGATGGACCACTGCATCACTGCCCTGGAAGCGTCTGCAGATGTAAAAGCAAACCGACGGAAAATATTTACAGTTTCGCGTCAGTATGCGTATGAATAG
- a CDS encoding Flp1 family type IVb pilin: MWKYVKEFAMEEDAVGVVEIILILVVLISLVIIFKEQLTALVKKILTKITKQSNTI, encoded by the coding sequence ATGTGGAAGTATGTAAAAGAATTTGCGATGGAAGAGGATGCAGTGGGTGTTGTGGAGATCATCCTGATTCTGGTGGTTCTGATCAGTCTGGTCATCATCTTTAAGGAACAGCTTACAGCACTTGTGAAAAAAATCCTTACAAAAATCACAAAACAAAGCAATACGATCTGA
- a CDS encoding type II secretion system F family protein, with protein sequence MWIHILIFMVILGVFLAGKMGRLPPEAGNPEEKKLFIWIALTGNIIGMLLTFQSGGDKVYSSGYRMEKEETGAYEEKFKVSVDGEEAGSLYVQVPEKETEGSEEEPETELSEEQQREKELQDMIVQYNQKKNDSQYYYLPDEWNGKHLEWEQTKDKTGNLLSALGLAAAAAAVIAKKREEQNAQIKRREQMLMDYPGLIMKFTLLVQAGLTARKAFQKIALDYGKREDGKKREAYEEIQVACYEMDSGISEAEAYRRFGERCGQVKYKTLSTLLIQNLQKGSRYLADLLEKESVEAWEERKRKARVLGDTAATKLLFPMVLMLLVVMAVIMLPACLSFYGG encoded by the coding sequence ATGTGGATACATATTTTGATATTTATGGTGATCCTTGGGGTGTTTCTGGCAGGAAAAATGGGGCGGCTGCCTCCGGAAGCCGGAAATCCGGAAGAAAAGAAACTGTTTATATGGATAGCGCTTACCGGAAATATCATCGGTATGCTCCTGACATTTCAAAGCGGCGGAGATAAGGTTTATTCATCCGGATACCGTATGGAAAAAGAGGAGACAGGTGCTTATGAAGAGAAATTCAAAGTATCTGTAGACGGAGAAGAAGCTGGTTCCCTGTATGTGCAGGTGCCGGAAAAAGAAACAGAAGGATCCGAAGAAGAACCGGAAACAGAACTTAGCGAAGAACAGCAGCGCGAGAAAGAGCTGCAGGATATGATCGTACAATATAATCAGAAAAAAAACGATTCGCAGTACTATTATCTTCCAGATGAATGGAATGGAAAACATCTTGAATGGGAGCAGACAAAAGACAAAACAGGAAACCTGCTTTCAGCTCTTGGCCTGGCAGCAGCGGCAGCAGCTGTCATTGCAAAAAAACGGGAAGAACAGAATGCTCAAATAAAAAGAAGAGAACAGATGCTGATGGATTATCCGGGACTGATCATGAAATTTACCCTTCTGGTGCAGGCAGGCTTAACTGCCAGAAAAGCATTCCAGAAAATAGCGCTGGATTACGGAAAGAGAGAAGATGGTAAAAAACGTGAGGCTTACGAAGAAATCCAAGTAGCCTGTTATGAGATGGACAGTGGGATTTCCGAAGCAGAGGCTTACCGGAGATTTGGAGAACGGTGCGGACAGGTAAAGTATAAAACTCTGTCAACACTGCTGATCCAGAACCTCCAGAAAGGAAGCAGGTATCTGGCCGATCTGCTAGAAAAGGAATCCGTGGAAGCCTGGGAGGAGCGAAAAAGAAAAGCAAGAGTGTTGGGAGATACAGCAGCAACAAAACTGCTTTTTCCGATGGTCCTGATGCTCCTGGTGGTGATGGCGGTGATCATGCTTCCGGCATGTCTTTCCTTTTACGGAGGGTAG
- a CDS encoding type II secretion system F family protein, producing the protein MKERKGKNQKWRSTRKDYRMYHFTGKETAKYLLEGAAICAAADYLFYQSLPVLLFMLPIPVLFLKLQRKKCTARQQRELNYQFRDALTAMNVAVQAGYSAENAVRASVKDLGRLYEKGSDILDEFRYIESQLRLSVPVEELFLDLGKRSGVEDIENFAAVFYTAKRTGGDMTQVIQKVARMLSDKIEVKKEIEATLAAKKSEQMVMSIMPAGIICYLKLTSPGFLDVLYGNPFGICAMTVCMVIYGLAYWLGVKIVDIEV; encoded by the coding sequence ATGAAAGAGCGGAAAGGAAAGAATCAGAAATGGAGATCTACGAGGAAAGATTACAGGATGTATCATTTTACGGGGAAGGAGACCGCAAAATATCTTCTGGAGGGAGCTGCCATATGCGCTGCAGCCGACTATCTGTTTTATCAGAGCCTTCCGGTATTGCTGTTTATGCTTCCAATACCAGTGCTTTTTCTGAAGCTACAGAGGAAAAAATGTACTGCACGGCAGCAGAGGGAGCTGAATTACCAGTTCCGGGATGCTCTGACGGCCATGAATGTGGCGGTACAGGCCGGTTATTCTGCGGAGAATGCAGTGCGTGCCAGTGTAAAGGATCTGGGGAGACTTTATGAAAAGGGAAGTGATATCCTGGATGAATTTCGGTATATCGAAAGCCAGCTGCGTCTGAGTGTTCCGGTGGAAGAGCTGTTCCTGGATCTGGGAAAACGCAGCGGAGTGGAAGATATTGAAAATTTCGCAGCAGTATTTTATACAGCAAAAAGAACAGGCGGGGATATGACGCAGGTGATCCAGAAAGTAGCCAGAATGCTTAGTGATAAGATCGAGGTAAAAAAAGAGATCGAGGCAACGCTGGCCGCAAAGAAATCGGAACAGATGGTTATGAGTATCATGCCGGCCGGTATCATTTGTTATCTGAAACTGACTTCGCCGGGATTTTTGGATGTACTTTATGGGAATCCTTTCGGAATCTGTGCCATGACAGTCTGCATGGTGATCTATGGCTTGGCTTACTGGCTGGGTGTGAAGATCGTAGACATAGAAGTGTAG
- a CDS encoding CpaF family protein translates to MNREKFREMYDLLMEQLDVSRELSDDEILGVIDELILTQARELFLSLKEKVELRQELFCSVRKLDVLQELIDDESVTEIMVNGPDHIFVERGGKLTRWNKVFTSEEKLEDVIQQIVGRCNRVVNESMPIVDARLENGARVNAVVYPVALNGPILTIRRFPDDPITMEKLIAFGSITEECAQFLKKLVQARYSIVIGGGTGSGKTTFLGAVTEYIPKDERLITIEDNAELKIRGIDNLVCLEAKMANMAGAVSVTIRDLIRSALRMRPDRIIVGEVRGGEAVDMLQSLNTGHDGSLSTLHANSSQDMLSRIETMTLMGIDLPLEAIRRQIASGVDILVHLGRMRDKSRKLLEITEVCGFENGEIQTRPLYRWEEGKGLVKTGELLHCEKMKRAGIRL, encoded by the coding sequence ATGAACAGAGAAAAATTCCGGGAAATGTATGATCTGCTCATGGAACAGCTGGATGTTTCCAGAGAGCTGTCCGATGATGAGATCCTGGGGGTGATCGATGAACTGATATTAACTCAGGCAAGGGAACTGTTTCTTTCACTGAAGGAGAAAGTAGAGCTCAGACAGGAACTGTTCTGTTCTGTGCGTAAGCTGGATGTTCTGCAGGAACTAATCGATGATGAAAGTGTTACGGAGATCATGGTAAATGGTCCGGATCATATTTTTGTGGAACGTGGAGGAAAACTGACCAGATGGAATAAGGTCTTCACGTCGGAAGAGAAGCTGGAGGATGTGATCCAGCAGATCGTAGGGCGCTGTAACCGGGTTGTCAACGAATCCATGCCCATTGTAGATGCAAGGCTGGAAAACGGAGCACGTGTGAATGCAGTGGTTTATCCGGTTGCTCTGAATGGTCCGATCCTGACGATCCGCCGTTTTCCGGATGATCCTATCACAATGGAAAAACTGATCGCTTTTGGAAGTATCACCGAAGAATGTGCACAGTTTTTAAAAAAACTTGTTCAGGCAAGATATTCTATTGTGATCGGTGGAGGTACAGGAAGTGGAAAAACAACATTCCTTGGTGCTGTTACAGAATATATTCCAAAAGATGAGCGTCTGATCACCATTGAAGATAATGCGGAGCTTAAGATCCGGGGAATTGATAACCTGGTATGTCTGGAGGCAAAAATGGCCAATATGGCGGGCGCGGTGTCAGTAACGATCCGAGATTTGATCCGGTCAGCCCTTCGAATGAGACCGGACAGGATAATTGTAGGGGAAGTCCGTGGAGGAGAGGCAGTGGATATGCTGCAGAGCCTGAATACGGGACATGATGGAAGTCTTTCAACACTTCATGCAAACAGCAGTCAGGATATGCTTTCTCGAATTGAAACGATGACATTGATGGGAATCGATCTTCCCCTGGAAGCAATCCGAAGGCAGATTGCTTCCGGGGTAGATATTCTGGTGCATCTTGGGCGTATGCGGGACAAAAGCAGAAAGCTGCTGGAAATCACAGAAGTATGTGGATTTGAAAACGGAGAGATCCAGACCAGGCCGCTGTATCGCTGGGAAGAAGGAAAGGGACTTGTAAAAACCGGAGAACTTTTGCATTGTGAAAAAATGAAACGGGCAGGAATCAGACTATGA
- a CDS encoding prepilin peptidase translates to MFLYGELSVVISAMAVWMDLKDASVDNGWILFSFMIGFLIQVTENGPKGGVIFLAGVAVPVLLLGILFIFHMIGAGDIKLLCALGGIMGPRTVMECIVYSLLAGAGISLAILISTGGIRRRFLYLYQYMNEFYCTGEIRPYYRKGMSFPENFHFTVPIFLSAVLYAGGVY, encoded by the coding sequence ATGTTTCTTTATGGAGAATTATCCGTGGTGATATCTGCGATGGCGGTCTGGATGGATCTTAAAGATGCATCTGTAGACAATGGATGGATCCTTTTTTCTTTTATGATCGGTTTCCTGATCCAGGTAACAGAAAACGGGCCGAAAGGTGGAGTGATCTTTCTGGCGGGAGTGGCTGTGCCGGTGCTTCTTTTGGGAATCCTTTTCATATTCCATATGATCGGCGCCGGAGATATCAAGCTTCTGTGCGCACTTGGCGGGATCATGGGGCCGCGGACAGTTATGGAATGTATTGTTTATTCTCTGCTTGCAGGTGCAGGCATTTCTCTGGCAATTCTTATTTCTACAGGCGGTATCCGCCGAAGATTCCTTTATTTATATCAGTATATGAATGAGTTTTACTGTACCGGTGAGATACGTCCTTATTACAGAAAGGGGATGAGCTTTCCGGAGAACTTTCATTTTACGGTACCCATATTTTTGAGTGCGGTGCTTTATGCAGGAGGTGTGTATTGA
- the nagA gene encoding N-acetylglucosamine-6-phosphate deacetylase, giving the protein MIIDNVYVFTPDKAFVKGGIILDGDKIRQVYEEKDAPQLSGDVMDGKGCYAIPGLIDLHFHGCKGDDFCDGDKDAIGRIAEYEASVGVTAIAPATMTLPVEELEQILHTAAEYKKETKDCRKADFLGINMEGPFISPAKKGAQDARNILPCNVEICDRFLKASEGLVKFIGIAPEESEHAAEFIREVHERVNISLAHTNADYDTAMEACRAGANHAVHLYNAMPAFTHRAPGVVGAVFDNKDVMAEIICDGIHIHPSVVRATFQMMGADRMILISDSMRATGMPDGQYTLGGLDVKVVGRLATLVSDGAIAGSATNLMDCMRTVVKKMDLPLETAVACATINPARSLGVEEQYGSLEAGKKAHVVLLDQDLELKAVIKDGVKIR; this is encoded by the coding sequence ATGATCATTGATAATGTGTATGTTTTTACACCGGACAAAGCGTTTGTAAAAGGCGGGATTATCCTGGATGGGGATAAGATCCGACAGGTTTATGAAGAAAAGGACGCGCCGCAGCTTAGCGGGGACGTTATGGACGGAAAAGGCTGCTACGCCATTCCGGGACTGATCGATCTGCATTTTCATGGATGCAAGGGAGATGATTTCTGCGACGGAGACAAAGATGCGATTGGAAGGATCGCGGAATATGAGGCATCGGTAGGAGTTACAGCGATTGCACCAGCTACCATGACTTTGCCGGTAGAGGAACTGGAGCAGATCCTCCATACAGCTGCAGAATATAAAAAAGAAACAAAGGACTGCCGTAAGGCAGATTTTCTGGGGATCAATATGGAAGGGCCGTTTATCAGCCCGGCGAAAAAAGGTGCACAGGACGCGAGAAATATCCTTCCATGCAATGTGGAAATCTGTGACCGTTTTTTAAAGGCCTCGGAAGGTCTGGTAAAATTTATAGGGATTGCACCTGAAGAAAGTGAACATGCAGCAGAATTTATCCGGGAAGTTCATGAAAGGGTCAATATTTCTCTGGCACATACCAACGCAGATTACGATACAGCAATGGAAGCATGCAGAGCAGGAGCAAACCATGCAGTCCATCTGTATAATGCAATGCCTGCGTTTACGCATCGTGCACCAGGCGTCGTAGGTGCTGTTTTTGATAATAAGGATGTTATGGCAGAGATCATATGTGACGGGATCCATATCCATCCGTCTGTTGTCCGGGCCACCTTTCAGATGATGGGAGCTGACAGGATGATCCTGATCAGCGATAGTATGAGAGCTACCGGTATGCCGGACGGTCAGTATACACTGGGCGGACTGGATGTTAAGGTTGTGGGAAGACTTGCCACGCTGGTATCTGATGGTGCGATCGCAGGATCTGCCACAAATCTGATGGATTGTATGCGTACAGTTGTTAAAAAGATGGATCTTCCGCTGGAAACAGCCGTGGCCTGCGCGACCATAAATCCGGCCAGAAGCCTTGGGGTAGAAGAACAGTACGGATCTCTGGAAGCAGGTAAAAAAGCTCATGTGGTACTGCTGGATCAGGATCTGGAACTGAAAGCAGTGATCAAGGACGGAGTAAAGATCCGATAA
- a CDS encoding GNAT family N-acetyltransferase: METTIKKIEDMSLNAWPSHKMELYDGWILRFSYFYTHRTNSVEQFGTSTLPWREKIPYCEQVYKRLGTPAIFKISPLVSPDFDYMLENRGYSVQHITNVMTVDLDSAVLDAPVTDVLFSDEIPDFWIHSLFDLKRTTNPIHRSVVPSMYRAILKETVCASITKNGEIIATGLGILDRDYIGIYAIHVREDYRRRGYARQICTGLLNEGKKRGASHAYLQVVKNNASAEKLYSSLGFQYFYTYWFRVQPVGTRFQ; this comes from the coding sequence ATGGAAACAACGATCAAAAAAATCGAAGATATGTCACTGAACGCATGGCCTTCCCATAAAATGGAACTTTATGACGGATGGATCTTACGTTTTTCTTATTTTTATACACACAGGACCAACAGTGTGGAACAGTTCGGAACATCCACACTTCCATGGCGCGAAAAAATCCCCTACTGCGAACAGGTCTATAAGCGTCTGGGAACTCCTGCGATCTTTAAGATCAGCCCCCTTGTATCCCCGGATTTTGACTATATGCTGGAAAACAGAGGCTATTCCGTTCAGCACATAACAAATGTTATGACTGTAGATCTGGACAGTGCCGTTCTGGATGCGCCTGTCACTGATGTGCTTTTTTCCGATGAAATTCCGGATTTCTGGATCCACAGCCTTTTTGACCTGAAAAGAACTACAAATCCGATCCATCGAAGCGTCGTTCCTTCCATGTACCGTGCCATTCTTAAGGAAACTGTCTGCGCTTCCATAACAAAAAACGGCGAGATCATTGCCACAGGTCTTGGAATCCTGGATCGCGACTACATCGGCATCTATGCCATTCATGTACGTGAAGATTATCGCCGCAGAGGATATGCCCGTCAGATCTGTACCGGTCTTCTCAATGAGGGCAAAAAAAGAGGCGCCAGCCACGCCTATCTTCAAGTGGTAAAAAACAATGCTTCCGCAGAAAAGCTTTACAGCTCTCTTGGATTTCAGTATTTCTATACCTACTGGTTCCGTGTTCAGCCTGTAGGAACACGTTTTCAGTAA
- a CDS encoding amidohydrolase family protein — MFGECHAHIFLNGYDYRKAVETQKNGPRDALIRAHLEEYRKRGIRFVRDGGDHYGVSKRAARLAPEYEIDYRTPVFAIYKEGHYGKIVGKSFSDMKEYHRRVLEAAAEGADFIKIMTTGLLDFADHGKITGTPLSATDVKEMVHIAHEEGFAVMSHTNGCYGVQAAVEAGVDSIEHGNYMDDETISILADSESVWVPTLVTVRNLKGCGRFEDTILASIIKTGEQNLKKAFENKVHVAVGSDAGAYQVLHGQGVQDESRAFFDILGDTQAVRSWMEDGEKRIRTIFRHGSSNLIQV, encoded by the coding sequence ATGTTTGGAGAATGTCATGCACATATATTTCTCAATGGCTATGATTACCGGAAAGCCGTTGAGACACAGAAAAACGGACCCCGGGATGCTCTGATCCGTGCTCATCTTGAGGAATACCGGAAAAGAGGAATCCGTTTTGTGAGAGACGGAGGAGATCATTACGGTGTGTCAAAACGGGCTGCCAGACTGGCTCCGGAATATGAAATTGACTATCGCACACCGGTTTTTGCCATTTATAAAGAGGGCCATTATGGGAAGATCGTTGGAAAAAGCTTCTCAGACATGAAGGAATATCACAGAAGAGTTCTGGAAGCTGCCGCTGAAGGTGCGGATTTTATCAAGATCATGACTACAGGGCTTCTGGATTTTGCAGATCACGGGAAAATTACGGGAACGCCGCTTTCAGCAACGGATGTGAAAGAAATGGTACATATTGCTCATGAAGAGGGCTTTGCCGTGATGAGCCATACAAATGGATGCTATGGCGTACAGGCAGCAGTGGAGGCTGGTGTTGACAGTATTGAGCATGGGAACTATATGGATGATGAGACGATTTCCATACTGGCAGACAGTGAAAGCGTGTGGGTTCCGACACTTGTAACTGTGCGGAATCTTAAAGGCTGCGGCAGATTTGAAGATACGATCCTTGCATCTATTATAAAGACAGGCGAGCAGAATCTGAAGAAAGCTTTTGAAAATAAGGTTCATGTGGCAGTAGGAAGCGATGCCGGTGCATATCAGGTTCTTCACGGCCAGGGTGTACAGGATGAAAGCAGAGCTTTTTTTGATATACTGGGTGATACGCAGGCAGTACGAAGCTGGATGGAAGATGGAGAAAAAAGGATCCGTACCATCTTCCGTCACGGGTCTTCAAATTTAATACAGGTATAA
- a CDS encoding alanyl-tRNA editing protein yields the protein MTETKRLYYEDVYKKEFTAKVLECREAKKGFHIILDESAFYPEGGGQPSDTGYLNDVKVKEVHEKEGELLHYTDQPMEAGTEVQGRIDWARRFDLMQQHSGEHMVSGLIHEAYGYDNVGFHMGSDTITIDLNGPLDEVQLAEIERKTNQKIWEDTQIKIIYPTAEELEKIDYRSKKELTGQVRIVEFPGVDICACCGTHVTHTGEIGMVKLLSVEKFREGVRIEMICGKRVLDYLNMINEQNHQISVKLSAKMDKTAQAVERLQEENFRLKGQVGQLVDDMCRKEAERYAGSGSVLIFMDGMDADSVRKLADAVTQTCQGCCAVFSRNADGSYKYAMGEKDGDLRRFTKEMNEKLNGRGGGKPFFVQGSVQASEKEIRNFFEQ from the coding sequence ATGACAGAGACGAAACGCTTATATTATGAAGATGTATATAAAAAAGAATTTACAGCCAAAGTCCTGGAGTGCAGAGAAGCAAAAAAAGGCTTTCATATCATTCTGGATGAGAGTGCTTTTTACCCGGAGGGCGGCGGACAGCCAAGCGATACCGGATATCTTAACGATGTGAAAGTAAAGGAAGTGCATGAAAAGGAGGGAGAACTTCTTCATTATACAGATCAGCCGATGGAAGCCGGAACAGAAGTACAGGGACGCATCGACTGGGCAAGAAGGTTTGATCTGATGCAGCAGCATTCCGGTGAGCACATGGTGAGCGGACTGATCCATGAGGCTTACGGATATGATAATGTAGGCTTTCATATGGGGAGCGATACCATTACCATAGATCTGAATGGCCCGTTGGATGAGGTGCAGCTTGCCGAGATCGAGCGGAAAACAAACCAAAAGATATGGGAAGATACGCAGATAAAGATCATATATCCTACAGCGGAGGAACTGGAAAAAATCGACTACCGAAGCAAAAAAGAGCTCACTGGTCAGGTGCGGATCGTAGAATTTCCAGGTGTGGATATCTGTGCCTGCTGTGGCACACATGTGACACATACCGGAGAGATCGGAATGGTGAAACTTCTTTCCGTGGAAAAATTCCGTGAAGGTGTCCGTATTGAGATGATCTGCGGAAAACGTGTTCTGGATTATCTGAATATGATCAACGAGCAGAACCATCAGATTTCTGTAAAGCTTTCTGCAAAAATGGATAAGACTGCGCAGGCAGTGGAACGCCTTCAGGAAGAGAATTTCCGCTTGAAAGGACAGGTTGGTCAGCTGGTAGATGACATGTGCCGGAAAGAGGCAGAGCGTTATGCAGGAAGCGGAAGCGTTCTCATCTTTATGGATGGAATGGATGCAGACAGTGTGCGGAAGCTTGCAGATGCGGTGACGCAGACCTGCCAGGGCTGCTGTGCGGTTTTTTCCAGAAATGCAGATGGAAGTTATAAGTATGCAATGGGTGAAAAAGACGGAGATCTTCGCCGATTTACAAAGGAAATGAATGAGAAATTAAATGGACGCGGAGGTGGGAAGCCGTTTTTTGTACAGGGATCGGTGCAGGCATCTGAGAAAGAGATCCGAAACTTTTTTGAGCAGTGA
- a CDS encoding RNA polymerase sigma factor yields MKREEKGADCITREEYLEYLIHTYQNLIFSICLKSVGNPFDAEDLTQDVFLSAYKNLSRFDGTYEKAWLSKIAVRKCLDHLKAAGRRTIPTEDTYFEQLHDKEFSPEEAFLDKDFKDRIRHLCSALKSPYREVAIEHFCEEKTAAEIAKAQNKNIKTVQTQIYRSRSMLKALLERSD; encoded by the coding sequence ATGAAGCGGGAAGAGAAGGGAGCTGATTGCATTACACGGGAAGAATATCTGGAATATCTGATACATACATACCAAAACTTAATATTTTCCATTTGTCTGAAATCGGTGGGCAATCCCTTTGACGCCGAGGATCTGACACAGGATGTTTTTCTTTCCGCCTACAAAAATCTCTCCCGTTTTGATGGCACCTACGAAAAAGCCTGGCTCAGCAAGATCGCAGTCAGAAAATGTCTGGATCATCTGAAAGCAGCTGGCAGACGTACCATTCCCACAGAGGACACCTATTTTGAACAGCTCCATGATAAAGAGTTTTCCCCGGAGGAGGCATTTCTGGACAAAGATTTCAAGGATCGGATCCGACATTTATGTTCAGCGCTGAAGAGTCCCTACAGGGAGGTTGCCATTGAGCATTTCTGCGAAGAAAAAACCGCCGCAGAAATTGCAAAGGCGCAGAATAAAAATATCAAAACAGTCCAGACGCAGATCTACCGGTCCAGATCTATGCTGAAGGCACTGCTGGAAAGGAGTGATTAG
- the atpC gene encoding ATP synthase F1 subunit epsilon — MSETFGLEIYASNKLAYAGRAQKLIIPAVDGEQGFLAHHANVVATIIPGEMRFEDADGNTHVFAVSSGFVEMINNRAKLFCLSVESPEEIDIRRAQEAKDRAEEQLRQKQSIMEYHRSQLALARAMTRLKVTHKQ, encoded by the coding sequence ATGAGTGAGACATTTGGCCTGGAAATATATGCCAGCAATAAACTGGCTTATGCAGGACGTGCTCAGAAGCTTATTATCCCGGCAGTGGATGGTGAGCAGGGATTTCTTGCTCATCATGCGAATGTGGTAGCAACCATTATTCCAGGTGAGATGCGTTTTGAGGATGCAGATGGAAATACACATGTTTTTGCTGTGAGCAGCGGATTTGTTGAGATGATCAATAACCGTGCCAAGCTGTTCTGTCTCAGTGTAGAAAGCCCCGAGGAAATCGATATCCGTCGTGCGCAGGAAGCGAAGGATCGTGCAGAGGAGCAGCTTCGCCAGAAACAGAGTATTATGGAATACCACAGGAGTCAGCTGGCTCTTGCGAGAGCAATGACACGTCTTAAGGTAACACATAAGCAGTAA